TGACCGCGCTCGATCCTTGCAGACCTCCGACCTTCAGCCGAGCGCGCCCCGGCACCGACGTGTGGATCGGGACGATGGAGAGTGAGATGCTGGTGCTGGGTGCTTTGGATTTCCCAGGCTCGGCAAAGGTATGCATCGCGGGCTACCCCGCTGCCCTGCTTCACAGCGAAAACGACGTCGACTGCCGCGGCAATATCCAGAGGTCAACGCTCCGCCCGCCGTGGTGGCTTGAGGCCATCACGGCGTGTTCAAATCGAACTTCCTGGCATTCAGTTTAGCTGGTGGAAGTCCGCGCAGGTTTGGTCGCAGGCGGAGGCGAAGGCGAACTGCCCGCAGTCTCGGCCATTTCAGACCTGGCTTCCGCGACCAGATCGGATGTTCTTTCGTTCATCTCGGCCCATGCAACGCGGCCTTGATCATAGGCGACAAGACCCGCCTTCAGAACCGTCTTGGTAATCGGTCGCAGCAAAGGGGCCGCGAGCGGCGCTAAAACGAGGGCACCAACTCCGATCGCGAGGCCCGTTACCAAGTTCCCGCCTTTCAATGCGTCTTCGAGTATTGCCATTGAAGTTGCCTCCTTGTTTTTTGCCGTCCCGTCGTCAGCACGACCGGACCCCTCATCGGGATCTTCGCCTTGCGCCGATCAGGAACCAACCTGCGCCAAGCGTTGCCCGCCAGCCGCTTTGCGCTCTTCTTCTATCTCTGCTCTGACCTCGGAAAGGGTGTCTTCCGTGCTCTCGTTGAGTTCGGCCACTGCAATCCTTGCCTGATCGTAAGCTATGACACCGGCTTTGATCGCCGATTTGGCGTACGGCCTCAGGATGGGAGCGACTTTTGGCGCAAGTAGACCTGCAGCGACGCCGATTACCAAGCCAGTGACGAAGGGCAGCGCCATGTCACGCTCCTTTCGGGGGAGGTCTGGGAGCATTCTGCTAGACCTGCCAAGATGAATGAAAATCTTGTCGCAAGTTTGTCATCAGACCGTCACAAACAGCTGCACCAAGAATGCAGCCCTGCTTGCAACGCCCCGCTGCGACCTCTCGGCAAGAGCGATGGCCTGAGATGATCGATAATCGATCCGCGGGCGACTGGGGCCGCAAGCGTGCGCGCTGGCGCGTCTGCCCGTTGGCTCCAGTTGACCGCAGTCAACCGAAAAGCTGGGAAACCAGGAAGATGAGACAGCCCGCGAAGGCGCCGACCACCGTGCCGTTCATGCGGATGTACTGAAGGTCGCTACCGACCACGAGTTCCAGGCGATCCACGAGCGTGTGACTGTCCCAGCTTCGGACCACCTCCGCTACAAACGCACCGATCTCGTGGCGCCACGAGACCAAATAGACGGCAAGCTTCTCCACGAACGTGTCGATGTGCTTCAACATCGCTTCGTCGGTCGCCAGTGCCCTGCCGACCAGAAGACAGAGCTTCTCCACCGCCGTGCGTGCTTTCGAGTCCGGCTGCGACAGGTCTTCCAGCATTGCCCGTGAGGTCTTGCGCCACACCACTGCCACCCACGCCTGGGCCTCCGGGTGCTCGAGGATGCGGTTCTTGAAAGCGTTGATCTGCGCGCGCTGCTCCGGCGAATTTATCAGTTCGTCGATCAGCCGAGCGAGAGCCTCACGGAATTTCAACCGAACTTCGCTATCGGGCTCGCGCAGCTTGTTCAGGAGATCGGCCACCCCGGTGACGATCGCCTCGGCGATCTTGCGGTCAATGGTCCGGGGAATCCACCAGCGGCTACGTTCCCGAACCAGCTGGAAGATCTGCTCGCGGTTTTCCTCCAGCCATTCGGAGGCAACGCCAAGGGCTCGCTCGAACAGGACATCCGTCTCGCCGCTCGCCGTCATTATACGGATGGCGCGGCCTATCACGGGCGCTATATCGGCCTGCCGCACCTGCTCGCCGAGGCTCCGGCGGGCAAATTCCTGCAGGTCCTTGTTGTCGAGGGTTCGGATGACATGCGGCAGTGCCGAAGCGACAGCCTCCGCGAGGACTGGCGCCGTCGCCGGAGCCGCGAGCCAGGTTGCGAAACGCCCAGCCACATTGGCGCTCCGCAGCTTCCGCAGGAGCACCTCCTCGGTGAGAAAATGCCGCTCCAAGAAGCGCCCGAGCGTTTGACCGATGCGTTCCTGGCTGCTCGGTATGATCGCCGTGTGCGGTATGGGCAGGCCGAGCGGGTGGCGGAAGAGCGCGGTGACGGCGAACCAGTCGGCAAGCCCGCCGACAATGCCCGCCTCGGCAGTGGCACGCAGCAGCCTCACGCCGAAACCGGGATCGGCAACGAAGTGGGTACCGAGGAAGACCGCTCCCATGGCGACGAGGAGCGACGTCGCCAAAGTGCGATTGCGCCTTAGGCGACGGCGCAAACCGTCCTCGGCAACAGCCGGAAAGGCGCCCGGCTGTGGCGGCGGGGCGAGAGTGTCGAACGAGCGAGAACGATCCGGTGACATGTCTCAACCTCCTCGCGTCAAACGGTGCCCGGCCCTACAGCGCCGGGCGTCTTATCAGACGCGCAAAGTCGCTGTAGCACTTTGAATTGCTGCATGTTCTTATCCTTAAATCGGCTACGGTTTAAGGAAACATGCGATTTCGGGTTCCGAGGAGCAGAACCTTCCACACCGTTGCACGGAAATTTGGCCGATCATGGGTCATCGAAGCTGTGAGGAACAGACCTGTCCCTGTTTCCTGAAGCTATGCAACCGGGACCGGCTTGAATCGGAGGGATGGCTCGGGGATTCTCGGGACTGCTCGTCGCACCGAGGGCTGGGCGATCCGTTTATCTCAACCCGCGGGACGGCACGGGCGTGCTCGCGCTCTTTCCGCATGCGATGGCGATCCGCTTCATCGCCGAACATTCAGTGATCGACACCGAACGGGTGGAAGGTCCGGCAATGCCCTCCTGCCCTCACGAACGTCCGCTCAAACCCGCCCATAGATCGGGTGAGACAATGCT
The Ensifer sp. WSM1721 genome window above contains:
- a CDS encoding DUF5132 domain-containing protein, which translates into the protein MAILEDALKGGNLVTGLAIGVGALVLAPLAAPLLRPITKTVLKAGLVAYDQGRVAWAEMNERTSDLVAEARSEMAETAGSSPSPPPATKPARTSTS
- a CDS encoding DUF5132 domain-containing protein, coding for MALPFVTGLVIGVAAGLLAPKVAPILRPYAKSAIKAGVIAYDQARIAVAELNESTEDTLSEVRAEIEEERKAAGGQRLAQVGS
- a CDS encoding DUF445 domain-containing protein, yielding MSPDRSRSFDTLAPPPQPGAFPAVAEDGLRRRLRRNRTLATSLLVAMGAVFLGTHFVADPGFGVRLLRATAEAGIVGGLADWFAVTALFRHPLGLPIPHTAIIPSSQERIGQTLGRFLERHFLTEEVLLRKLRSANVAGRFATWLAAPATAPVLAEAVASALPHVIRTLDNKDLQEFARRSLGEQVRQADIAPVIGRAIRIMTASGETDVLFERALGVASEWLEENREQIFQLVRERSRWWIPRTIDRKIAEAIVTGVADLLNKLREPDSEVRLKFREALARLIDELINSPEQRAQINAFKNRILEHPEAQAWVAVVWRKTSRAMLEDLSQPDSKARTAVEKLCLLVGRALATDEAMLKHIDTFVEKLAVYLVSWRHEIGAFVAEVVRSWDSHTLVDRLELVVGSDLQYIRMNGTVVGAFAGCLIFLVSQLFG